One window from the genome of Chrysemys picta bellii isolate R12L10 chromosome 15, ASM1138683v2, whole genome shotgun sequence encodes:
- the RSRC2 gene encoding arginine/serine-rich coiled-coil protein 2 isoform X3, which produces MAGSDTERDGIAPEKSSPEREKKKEQSDVSNSPRISKHHYSRSRSRSRERKRKSDNEGRKHRSRSRSKEARRHESKEKSSKKHKSDDHNDKEQSSDKGRESLTSSENGEDRHKRKERKSSRGKSHSRSRSRERRHRSRSRDRKKSRSRSRERKRRIRSRSRSKSRHRHRSRSRSRTRSRSRERKKRIEKPRKFSRSHSRSPSPPPFRGRNTAMDAQEALARRLERAKKLQEQREKEMVEKQKQQEIVAAAAATGGSVINVAALLASGTQVTPQIAMAAQMAALQAKALAETGIAVPSYYNPAAVNPMKFAEQEKKRKMLWQGKKEGDKSQSAEIWEKLNFGNKDQNVKFRKLMGIKSEDEAGCSSVDEESYKTLKQQEEVFRNLDAQYEMARSQTHTQRGMGLGFTSSMRGMDAI; this is translated from the exons ATGGCA GGTAGTGATACAGAACGAGATGGAATAGCCCCAGAAAAATCAtccccagagagagagaagaaaaaggaaCAGTCAGATGTATCTAATTCTCCTAGAATCTCAAAACATCATTACTCAAGATCGCGTTCACGATCAAGGGAAAGAAAACGGAAGTCAG ATAACGAAGGAAGAAAACACAGAAGCCGGAGCAGAAGCAAAGAG GCAAGAAGACACGAGTCCAAAGAAAAGTCCTCCAAGAAACACAAATCTGACGACCACAATGACAAAGAACAGTCTTCTGACAAGGGAAGAGAGAGCCTAACTTCATCTGAAAATGGTGAGGACAGACACAAACGCAAAGAAAGGAAATCATCAAGAGGCAAAAGTCATTCAAGATCCAGGTCTCGTGAAAG GCGTCATCGTAGTAGAAGCCGTGATAGAAAAAAGTCACGGTCccgaagcagagagagaaaacgCCGTATAAGATCTCGTTCTAGATCAAAATCTAGACACAGACATAGAAGTAGAAGCAGAAGTAGAACTAGGAGCAGAAGCCG agaaagaaagaagagaattgAAAAACCCCGAAAGTTCAGTAGGAGTCACAGCCGAAGTCCAAGTCCACCACCTTTTAGGGGGCGAAACACAGCAATGGATGCACAGGAAGCGTTAGCCAGAAG GTTGGAAAGAGCAAAGAAATTGCAAgaacagagagaaaaagaaatggttGAAAAACAGAAACAACAGGAAATCGTTGctg cagctgctgccactgGGGGTTCTGTCATCAATGTTGCTGCTCTTCTGGCATCAGGAACACAAGTAACTCCTCAAATAGCTATGGCAGCTCAAATGGCAGCACTACAAGCAAAAGCACTGGCAGAGACTGGAATAGCAGTACCTAGCTATTATAACCCAGCAGCAGTGAACCCAATGAAGTTTGCTGAGCAGGAAAAAAAGCGGAAAATGCTCTGGCAAGGGAAAAAAGAAGGG GATAAATCACAGTCTGCAGAAATATGGGAGAAATTGAATTTTGGAAACAAGGACCAAAATGTCAAATTCAGAAAACTAATGGGCATTAAG AGTGAGGATGAAGCTGGTTGTAGTTCAGTTGATGAAGAAAGTTATAAAACTCTGAAGCAACAGGAAGAAGTATTCAGAAATCTGGATGCACAATATGAGATGGCACGATCACAGACTCACACACAAAGAGGAATGGGATTGGGGTTTACATCTTCAATGCGAGGAATGGATGCAATTTGA
- the RSRC2 gene encoding arginine/serine-rich coiled-coil protein 2 isoform X8 yields the protein MIRTNFFLKQARRHESKEKSSKKHKSDDHNDKEQSSDKGRESLTSSENGEDRHKRKERKSSRGKSHSRSRSRERRHRSRSRDRKKSRSRSRERKRRIRSRSRSKSRHRHRSRSRSRTRSRSRERKKRIEKPRKFSRSHSRSPSPPPFRGRNTAMDAQEALARRLERAKKLQEQREKEMVEKQKQQEIVAAAATGGSVINVAALLASGTQVTPQIAMAAQMAALQAKALAETGIAVPSYYNPAAVNPMKFAEQEKKRKMLWQGKKEGDKSQSAEIWEKLNFGNKDQNVKFRKLMGIKSEDEAGCSSVDEESYKTLKQQEEVFRNLDAQYEMARSQTHTQRGMGLGFTSSMRGMDAI from the exons ATGATAAG AACCAACTTCTTCTTAAAACAGGCAAGAAGACACGAGTCCAAAGAAAAGTCCTCCAAGAAACACAAATCTGACGACCACAATGACAAAGAACAGTCTTCTGACAAGGGAAGAGAGAGCCTAACTTCATCTGAAAATGGTGAGGACAGACACAAACGCAAAGAAAGGAAATCATCAAGAGGCAAAAGTCATTCAAGATCCAGGTCTCGTGAAAG GCGTCATCGTAGTAGAAGCCGTGATAGAAAAAAGTCACGGTCccgaagcagagagagaaaacgCCGTATAAGATCTCGTTCTAGATCAAAATCTAGACACAGACATAGAAGTAGAAGCAGAAGTAGAACTAGGAGCAGAAGCCG agaaagaaagaagagaattgAAAAACCCCGAAAGTTCAGTAGGAGTCACAGCCGAAGTCCAAGTCCACCACCTTTTAGGGGGCGAAACACAGCAATGGATGCACAGGAAGCGTTAGCCAGAAG GTTGGAAAGAGCAAAGAAATTGCAAgaacagagagaaaaagaaatggttGAAAAACAGAAACAACAGGAAATCGTTGctg ctgctgccactgGGGGTTCTGTCATCAATGTTGCTGCTCTTCTGGCATCAGGAACACAAGTAACTCCTCAAATAGCTATGGCAGCTCAAATGGCAGCACTACAAGCAAAAGCACTGGCAGAGACTGGAATAGCAGTACCTAGCTATTATAACCCAGCAGCAGTGAACCCAATGAAGTTTGCTGAGCAGGAAAAAAAGCGGAAAATGCTCTGGCAAGGGAAAAAAGAAGGG GATAAATCACAGTCTGCAGAAATATGGGAGAAATTGAATTTTGGAAACAAGGACCAAAATGTCAAATTCAGAAAACTAATGGGCATTAAG AGTGAGGATGAAGCTGGTTGTAGTTCAGTTGATGAAGAAAGTTATAAAACTCTGAAGCAACAGGAAGAAGTATTCAGAAATCTGGATGCACAATATGAGATGGCACGATCACAGACTCACACACAAAGAGGAATGGGATTGGGGTTTACATCTTCAATGCGAGGAATGGATGCAATTTGA
- the RSRC2 gene encoding arginine/serine-rich coiled-coil protein 2 isoform X4, whose protein sequence is MAGSDTERDGIAPEKSSPEREKKKEQSDVSNSPRISKHHYSRSRSRSRERKRKSDNEGRKHRSRSRSKEARRHESKEKSSKKHKSDDHNDKEQSSDKGRESLTSSENGEDRHKRKERKSSRGKSHSRSRSRERRHRSRSRDRKKSRSRSRERKRRIRSRSRSKSRHRHRSRSRSRTRSRSRERKKRIEKPRKFSRSHSRSPSPPPFRGRNTAMDAQEALARRLERAKKLQEQREKEMVEKQKQQEIVAAAATGGSVINVAALLASGTQVTPQIAMAAQMAALQAKALAETGIAVPSYYNPAAVNPMKFAEQEKKRKMLWQGKKEGDKSQSAEIWEKLNFGNKDQNVKFRKLMGIKSEDEAGCSSVDEESYKTLKQQEEVFRNLDAQYEMARSQTHTQRGMGLGFTSSMRGMDAI, encoded by the exons ATGGCA GGTAGTGATACAGAACGAGATGGAATAGCCCCAGAAAAATCAtccccagagagagagaagaaaaaggaaCAGTCAGATGTATCTAATTCTCCTAGAATCTCAAAACATCATTACTCAAGATCGCGTTCACGATCAAGGGAAAGAAAACGGAAGTCAG ATAACGAAGGAAGAAAACACAGAAGCCGGAGCAGAAGCAAAGAG GCAAGAAGACACGAGTCCAAAGAAAAGTCCTCCAAGAAACACAAATCTGACGACCACAATGACAAAGAACAGTCTTCTGACAAGGGAAGAGAGAGCCTAACTTCATCTGAAAATGGTGAGGACAGACACAAACGCAAAGAAAGGAAATCATCAAGAGGCAAAAGTCATTCAAGATCCAGGTCTCGTGAAAG GCGTCATCGTAGTAGAAGCCGTGATAGAAAAAAGTCACGGTCccgaagcagagagagaaaacgCCGTATAAGATCTCGTTCTAGATCAAAATCTAGACACAGACATAGAAGTAGAAGCAGAAGTAGAACTAGGAGCAGAAGCCG agaaagaaagaagagaattgAAAAACCCCGAAAGTTCAGTAGGAGTCACAGCCGAAGTCCAAGTCCACCACCTTTTAGGGGGCGAAACACAGCAATGGATGCACAGGAAGCGTTAGCCAGAAG GTTGGAAAGAGCAAAGAAATTGCAAgaacagagagaaaaagaaatggttGAAAAACAGAAACAACAGGAAATCGTTGctg ctgctgccactgGGGGTTCTGTCATCAATGTTGCTGCTCTTCTGGCATCAGGAACACAAGTAACTCCTCAAATAGCTATGGCAGCTCAAATGGCAGCACTACAAGCAAAAGCACTGGCAGAGACTGGAATAGCAGTACCTAGCTATTATAACCCAGCAGCAGTGAACCCAATGAAGTTTGCTGAGCAGGAAAAAAAGCGGAAAATGCTCTGGCAAGGGAAAAAAGAAGGG GATAAATCACAGTCTGCAGAAATATGGGAGAAATTGAATTTTGGAAACAAGGACCAAAATGTCAAATTCAGAAAACTAATGGGCATTAAG AGTGAGGATGAAGCTGGTTGTAGTTCAGTTGATGAAGAAAGTTATAAAACTCTGAAGCAACAGGAAGAAGTATTCAGAAATCTGGATGCACAATATGAGATGGCACGATCACAGACTCACACACAAAGAGGAATGGGATTGGGGTTTACATCTTCAATGCGAGGAATGGATGCAATTTGA
- the RSRC2 gene encoding arginine/serine-rich coiled-coil protein 2 isoform X7: MIRTNFFLKQARRHESKEKSSKKHKSDDHNDKEQSSDKGRESLTSSENGEDRHKRKERKSSRGKSHSRSRSRERRHRSRSRDRKKSRSRSRERKRRIRSRSRSKSRHRHRSRSRSRTRSRSRERKKRIEKPRKFSRSHSRSPSPPPFRGRNTAMDAQEALARRLERAKKLQEQREKEMVEKQKQQEIVAAAAATGGSVINVAALLASGTQVTPQIAMAAQMAALQAKALAETGIAVPSYYNPAAVNPMKFAEQEKKRKMLWQGKKEGDKSQSAEIWEKLNFGNKDQNVKFRKLMGIKSEDEAGCSSVDEESYKTLKQQEEVFRNLDAQYEMARSQTHTQRGMGLGFTSSMRGMDAI, from the exons ATGATAAG AACCAACTTCTTCTTAAAACAGGCAAGAAGACACGAGTCCAAAGAAAAGTCCTCCAAGAAACACAAATCTGACGACCACAATGACAAAGAACAGTCTTCTGACAAGGGAAGAGAGAGCCTAACTTCATCTGAAAATGGTGAGGACAGACACAAACGCAAAGAAAGGAAATCATCAAGAGGCAAAAGTCATTCAAGATCCAGGTCTCGTGAAAG GCGTCATCGTAGTAGAAGCCGTGATAGAAAAAAGTCACGGTCccgaagcagagagagaaaacgCCGTATAAGATCTCGTTCTAGATCAAAATCTAGACACAGACATAGAAGTAGAAGCAGAAGTAGAACTAGGAGCAGAAGCCG agaaagaaagaagagaattgAAAAACCCCGAAAGTTCAGTAGGAGTCACAGCCGAAGTCCAAGTCCACCACCTTTTAGGGGGCGAAACACAGCAATGGATGCACAGGAAGCGTTAGCCAGAAG GTTGGAAAGAGCAAAGAAATTGCAAgaacagagagaaaaagaaatggttGAAAAACAGAAACAACAGGAAATCGTTGctg cagctgctgccactgGGGGTTCTGTCATCAATGTTGCTGCTCTTCTGGCATCAGGAACACAAGTAACTCCTCAAATAGCTATGGCAGCTCAAATGGCAGCACTACAAGCAAAAGCACTGGCAGAGACTGGAATAGCAGTACCTAGCTATTATAACCCAGCAGCAGTGAACCCAATGAAGTTTGCTGAGCAGGAAAAAAAGCGGAAAATGCTCTGGCAAGGGAAAAAAGAAGGG GATAAATCACAGTCTGCAGAAATATGGGAGAAATTGAATTTTGGAAACAAGGACCAAAATGTCAAATTCAGAAAACTAATGGGCATTAAG AGTGAGGATGAAGCTGGTTGTAGTTCAGTTGATGAAGAAAGTTATAAAACTCTGAAGCAACAGGAAGAAGTATTCAGAAATCTGGATGCACAATATGAGATGGCACGATCACAGACTCACACACAAAGAGGAATGGGATTGGGGTTTACATCTTCAATGCGAGGAATGGATGCAATTTGA
- the RSRC2 gene encoding arginine/serine-rich coiled-coil protein 2 isoform X6: MYLILLESQNIITQDRVHDQGKENGSQITKEENTEAGAEAKRTNFFLKQARRHESKEKSSKKHKSDDHNDKEQSSDKGRESLTSSENGEDRHKRKERKSSRGKSHSRSRSRERRHRSRSRDRKKSRSRSRERKRRIRSRSRSKSRHRHRSRSRSRTRSRSRERKKRIEKPRKFSRSHSRSPSPPPFRGRNTAMDAQEALARRLERAKKLQEQREKEMVEKQKQQEIVAAAATGGSVINVAALLASGTQVTPQIAMAAQMAALQAKALAETGIAVPSYYNPAAVNPMKFAEQEKKRKMLWQGKKEGDKSQSAEIWEKLNFGNKDQNVKFRKLMGIKSEDEAGCSSVDEESYKTLKQQEEVFRNLDAQYEMARSQTHTQRGMGLGFTSSMRGMDAI; the protein is encoded by the exons ATGTATCTAATTCTCCTAGAATCTCAAAACATCATTACTCAAGATCGCGTTCACGATCAAGGGAAAGAAAACGGAAGTCAG ATAACGAAGGAAGAAAACACAGAAGCCGGAGCAGAAGCAAAGAG AACCAACTTCTTCTTAAAACAGGCAAGAAGACACGAGTCCAAAGAAAAGTCCTCCAAGAAACACAAATCTGACGACCACAATGACAAAGAACAGTCTTCTGACAAGGGAAGAGAGAGCCTAACTTCATCTGAAAATGGTGAGGACAGACACAAACGCAAAGAAAGGAAATCATCAAGAGGCAAAAGTCATTCAAGATCCAGGTCTCGTGAAAG GCGTCATCGTAGTAGAAGCCGTGATAGAAAAAAGTCACGGTCccgaagcagagagagaaaacgCCGTATAAGATCTCGTTCTAGATCAAAATCTAGACACAGACATAGAAGTAGAAGCAGAAGTAGAACTAGGAGCAGAAGCCG agaaagaaagaagagaattgAAAAACCCCGAAAGTTCAGTAGGAGTCACAGCCGAAGTCCAAGTCCACCACCTTTTAGGGGGCGAAACACAGCAATGGATGCACAGGAAGCGTTAGCCAGAAG GTTGGAAAGAGCAAAGAAATTGCAAgaacagagagaaaaagaaatggttGAAAAACAGAAACAACAGGAAATCGTTGctg ctgctgccactgGGGGTTCTGTCATCAATGTTGCTGCTCTTCTGGCATCAGGAACACAAGTAACTCCTCAAATAGCTATGGCAGCTCAAATGGCAGCACTACAAGCAAAAGCACTGGCAGAGACTGGAATAGCAGTACCTAGCTATTATAACCCAGCAGCAGTGAACCCAATGAAGTTTGCTGAGCAGGAAAAAAAGCGGAAAATGCTCTGGCAAGGGAAAAAAGAAGGG GATAAATCACAGTCTGCAGAAATATGGGAGAAATTGAATTTTGGAAACAAGGACCAAAATGTCAAATTCAGAAAACTAATGGGCATTAAG AGTGAGGATGAAGCTGGTTGTAGTTCAGTTGATGAAGAAAGTTATAAAACTCTGAAGCAACAGGAAGAAGTATTCAGAAATCTGGATGCACAATATGAGATGGCACGATCACAGACTCACACACAAAGAGGAATGGGATTGGGGTTTACATCTTCAATGCGAGGAATGGATGCAATTTGA
- the RSRC2 gene encoding arginine/serine-rich coiled-coil protein 2 isoform X5, with protein sequence MYLILLESQNIITQDRVHDQGKENGSQITKEENTEAGAEAKRTNFFLKQARRHESKEKSSKKHKSDDHNDKEQSSDKGRESLTSSENGEDRHKRKERKSSRGKSHSRSRSRERRHRSRSRDRKKSRSRSRERKRRIRSRSRSKSRHRHRSRSRSRTRSRSRERKKRIEKPRKFSRSHSRSPSPPPFRGRNTAMDAQEALARRLERAKKLQEQREKEMVEKQKQQEIVAAAAATGGSVINVAALLASGTQVTPQIAMAAQMAALQAKALAETGIAVPSYYNPAAVNPMKFAEQEKKRKMLWQGKKEGDKSQSAEIWEKLNFGNKDQNVKFRKLMGIKSEDEAGCSSVDEESYKTLKQQEEVFRNLDAQYEMARSQTHTQRGMGLGFTSSMRGMDAI encoded by the exons ATGTATCTAATTCTCCTAGAATCTCAAAACATCATTACTCAAGATCGCGTTCACGATCAAGGGAAAGAAAACGGAAGTCAG ATAACGAAGGAAGAAAACACAGAAGCCGGAGCAGAAGCAAAGAG AACCAACTTCTTCTTAAAACAGGCAAGAAGACACGAGTCCAAAGAAAAGTCCTCCAAGAAACACAAATCTGACGACCACAATGACAAAGAACAGTCTTCTGACAAGGGAAGAGAGAGCCTAACTTCATCTGAAAATGGTGAGGACAGACACAAACGCAAAGAAAGGAAATCATCAAGAGGCAAAAGTCATTCAAGATCCAGGTCTCGTGAAAG GCGTCATCGTAGTAGAAGCCGTGATAGAAAAAAGTCACGGTCccgaagcagagagagaaaacgCCGTATAAGATCTCGTTCTAGATCAAAATCTAGACACAGACATAGAAGTAGAAGCAGAAGTAGAACTAGGAGCAGAAGCCG agaaagaaagaagagaattgAAAAACCCCGAAAGTTCAGTAGGAGTCACAGCCGAAGTCCAAGTCCACCACCTTTTAGGGGGCGAAACACAGCAATGGATGCACAGGAAGCGTTAGCCAGAAG GTTGGAAAGAGCAAAGAAATTGCAAgaacagagagaaaaagaaatggttGAAAAACAGAAACAACAGGAAATCGTTGctg cagctgctgccactgGGGGTTCTGTCATCAATGTTGCTGCTCTTCTGGCATCAGGAACACAAGTAACTCCTCAAATAGCTATGGCAGCTCAAATGGCAGCACTACAAGCAAAAGCACTGGCAGAGACTGGAATAGCAGTACCTAGCTATTATAACCCAGCAGCAGTGAACCCAATGAAGTTTGCTGAGCAGGAAAAAAAGCGGAAAATGCTCTGGCAAGGGAAAAAAGAAGGG GATAAATCACAGTCTGCAGAAATATGGGAGAAATTGAATTTTGGAAACAAGGACCAAAATGTCAAATTCAGAAAACTAATGGGCATTAAG AGTGAGGATGAAGCTGGTTGTAGTTCAGTTGATGAAGAAAGTTATAAAACTCTGAAGCAACAGGAAGAAGTATTCAGAAATCTGGATGCACAATATGAGATGGCACGATCACAGACTCACACACAAAGAGGAATGGGATTGGGGTTTACATCTTCAATGCGAGGAATGGATGCAATTTGA
- the RSRC2 gene encoding arginine/serine-rich coiled-coil protein 2 isoform X2, producing MRCVVDGSVGNSEGLLYFLLGMGSDTERDGIAPEKSSPEREKKKEQSDVSNSPRISKHHYSRSRSRSRERKRKSDNEGRKHRSRSRSKEARRHESKEKSSKKHKSDDHNDKEQSSDKGRESLTSSENGEDRHKRKERKSSRGKSHSRSRSRERRHRSRSRDRKKSRSRSRERKRRIRSRSRSKSRHRHRSRSRSRTRSRSRERKKRIEKPRKFSRSHSRSPSPPPFRGRNTAMDAQEALARRLERAKKLQEQREKEMVEKQKQQEIVAAAATGGSVINVAALLASGTQVTPQIAMAAQMAALQAKALAETGIAVPSYYNPAAVNPMKFAEQEKKRKMLWQGKKEGDKSQSAEIWEKLNFGNKDQNVKFRKLMGIKSEDEAGCSSVDEESYKTLKQQEEVFRNLDAQYEMARSQTHTQRGMGLGFTSSMRGMDAI from the exons atgaggtgtgtggttgacggGTCAGTTGGTAACTCTGAGGGTCTACTGTACTTTCTGCTGGGCATG GGTAGTGATACAGAACGAGATGGAATAGCCCCAGAAAAATCAtccccagagagagagaagaaaaaggaaCAGTCAGATGTATCTAATTCTCCTAGAATCTCAAAACATCATTACTCAAGATCGCGTTCACGATCAAGGGAAAGAAAACGGAAGTCAG ATAACGAAGGAAGAAAACACAGAAGCCGGAGCAGAAGCAAAGAG GCAAGAAGACACGAGTCCAAAGAAAAGTCCTCCAAGAAACACAAATCTGACGACCACAATGACAAAGAACAGTCTTCTGACAAGGGAAGAGAGAGCCTAACTTCATCTGAAAATGGTGAGGACAGACACAAACGCAAAGAAAGGAAATCATCAAGAGGCAAAAGTCATTCAAGATCCAGGTCTCGTGAAAG GCGTCATCGTAGTAGAAGCCGTGATAGAAAAAAGTCACGGTCccgaagcagagagagaaaacgCCGTATAAGATCTCGTTCTAGATCAAAATCTAGACACAGACATAGAAGTAGAAGCAGAAGTAGAACTAGGAGCAGAAGCCG agaaagaaagaagagaattgAAAAACCCCGAAAGTTCAGTAGGAGTCACAGCCGAAGTCCAAGTCCACCACCTTTTAGGGGGCGAAACACAGCAATGGATGCACAGGAAGCGTTAGCCAGAAG GTTGGAAAGAGCAAAGAAATTGCAAgaacagagagaaaaagaaatggttGAAAAACAGAAACAACAGGAAATCGTTGctg ctgctgccactgGGGGTTCTGTCATCAATGTTGCTGCTCTTCTGGCATCAGGAACACAAGTAACTCCTCAAATAGCTATGGCAGCTCAAATGGCAGCACTACAAGCAAAAGCACTGGCAGAGACTGGAATAGCAGTACCTAGCTATTATAACCCAGCAGCAGTGAACCCAATGAAGTTTGCTGAGCAGGAAAAAAAGCGGAAAATGCTCTGGCAAGGGAAAAAAGAAGGG GATAAATCACAGTCTGCAGAAATATGGGAGAAATTGAATTTTGGAAACAAGGACCAAAATGTCAAATTCAGAAAACTAATGGGCATTAAG AGTGAGGATGAAGCTGGTTGTAGTTCAGTTGATGAAGAAAGTTATAAAACTCTGAAGCAACAGGAAGAAGTATTCAGAAATCTGGATGCACAATATGAGATGGCACGATCACAGACTCACACACAAAGAGGAATGGGATTGGGGTTTACATCTTCAATGCGAGGAATGGATGCAATTTGA
- the RSRC2 gene encoding arginine/serine-rich coiled-coil protein 2 isoform X1, whose translation MRCVVDGSVGNSEGLLYFLLGMGSDTERDGIAPEKSSPEREKKKEQSDVSNSPRISKHHYSRSRSRSRERKRKSDNEGRKHRSRSRSKEARRHESKEKSSKKHKSDDHNDKEQSSDKGRESLTSSENGEDRHKRKERKSSRGKSHSRSRSRERRHRSRSRDRKKSRSRSRERKRRIRSRSRSKSRHRHRSRSRSRTRSRSRERKKRIEKPRKFSRSHSRSPSPPPFRGRNTAMDAQEALARRLERAKKLQEQREKEMVEKQKQQEIVAAAAATGGSVINVAALLASGTQVTPQIAMAAQMAALQAKALAETGIAVPSYYNPAAVNPMKFAEQEKKRKMLWQGKKEGDKSQSAEIWEKLNFGNKDQNVKFRKLMGIKSEDEAGCSSVDEESYKTLKQQEEVFRNLDAQYEMARSQTHTQRGMGLGFTSSMRGMDAI comes from the exons atgaggtgtgtggttgacggGTCAGTTGGTAACTCTGAGGGTCTACTGTACTTTCTGCTGGGCATG GGTAGTGATACAGAACGAGATGGAATAGCCCCAGAAAAATCAtccccagagagagagaagaaaaaggaaCAGTCAGATGTATCTAATTCTCCTAGAATCTCAAAACATCATTACTCAAGATCGCGTTCACGATCAAGGGAAAGAAAACGGAAGTCAG ATAACGAAGGAAGAAAACACAGAAGCCGGAGCAGAAGCAAAGAG GCAAGAAGACACGAGTCCAAAGAAAAGTCCTCCAAGAAACACAAATCTGACGACCACAATGACAAAGAACAGTCTTCTGACAAGGGAAGAGAGAGCCTAACTTCATCTGAAAATGGTGAGGACAGACACAAACGCAAAGAAAGGAAATCATCAAGAGGCAAAAGTCATTCAAGATCCAGGTCTCGTGAAAG GCGTCATCGTAGTAGAAGCCGTGATAGAAAAAAGTCACGGTCccgaagcagagagagaaaacgCCGTATAAGATCTCGTTCTAGATCAAAATCTAGACACAGACATAGAAGTAGAAGCAGAAGTAGAACTAGGAGCAGAAGCCG agaaagaaagaagagaattgAAAAACCCCGAAAGTTCAGTAGGAGTCACAGCCGAAGTCCAAGTCCACCACCTTTTAGGGGGCGAAACACAGCAATGGATGCACAGGAAGCGTTAGCCAGAAG GTTGGAAAGAGCAAAGAAATTGCAAgaacagagagaaaaagaaatggttGAAAAACAGAAACAACAGGAAATCGTTGctg cagctgctgccactgGGGGTTCTGTCATCAATGTTGCTGCTCTTCTGGCATCAGGAACACAAGTAACTCCTCAAATAGCTATGGCAGCTCAAATGGCAGCACTACAAGCAAAAGCACTGGCAGAGACTGGAATAGCAGTACCTAGCTATTATAACCCAGCAGCAGTGAACCCAATGAAGTTTGCTGAGCAGGAAAAAAAGCGGAAAATGCTCTGGCAAGGGAAAAAAGAAGGG GATAAATCACAGTCTGCAGAAATATGGGAGAAATTGAATTTTGGAAACAAGGACCAAAATGTCAAATTCAGAAAACTAATGGGCATTAAG AGTGAGGATGAAGCTGGTTGTAGTTCAGTTGATGAAGAAAGTTATAAAACTCTGAAGCAACAGGAAGAAGTATTCAGAAATCTGGATGCACAATATGAGATGGCACGATCACAGACTCACACACAAAGAGGAATGGGATTGGGGTTTACATCTTCAATGCGAGGAATGGATGCAATTTGA